The Pseudomonas nunensis genome includes the window TGCTCTTCTTCATGTCTACGATGCCCTGTTCAAAGAACCGGAAGTGACCCACATCCTGGTTCGTCACGAACAAGCGGCTACCCATATGGCTGACGGCTATGCCCGTGCCACCGGTAAAGCCGGCGTGGTACTGGTGACTTCCGGTCCTGGCGCAACAAACGCCATCACCGGGATCGCCACCGCTTATATGGACTCCATTCCAATGGTGGTCATTTCCGGCCAGGTGCCTAGCACCATGGTAGGTACCGACGCGTTCCAGGAAACCGACATGATCGGTATCTCCCGGCCGATCGTGAAGCACAGCTTCATGATCAAGCACGCCTCGGAAATCCCGGAAGTCATGAAGAAAGCGTTCTACCTGGCGCAATCCGGTCGTCCTGGTCCGGTCGTTGTTGATATTCCGAAAGACATGACCAACCCGGCCGAGAAGTTCGAATACATCTTCCCGAAAAAAGCCAAGCTGCGTTCCTACAGTCCGGCCGTTCGCGGTCACTCCGGGCAAATCCGCAAGGCAGCAGAAATGCTCCTGGCGGCCAAGCGTCCTGTGATGTACGCAGGTGGCGGCGTGATCCTCGGTGGTGGCTCCGCGCCGCTGACCGAATTGGCGAAGATGCTCAACCTGCCAGTGACCAATACCCTGATGGGTCTGGGTGCCTACCCTGGCACCGACCGTCAGTTCATCGGCATGCTCGGCATGCACGGCAGCTACACCGCTAACCTGGCGATGCACCATGCCGACGTGATCCTGGCAGTCGGTGCGCGTTTCGATGACCGTGTGATCAATGGCCCGGCGAAGTTCTGCCCGAATGCCAAGATCATTCACATCGACATCGACCCGGCTTCGATCTCCAAGACCATCAAGGCTGACGTGCCTATCGTCGGTCCGGTCGAAAGTGTCCTGACCGAAATGGTCGCGATCCTCAAGGAAATCGGCGAGACCCCGAACAAGGAGTCCGTGGCTAGTTGGTGGAAGCAGGTTGATGAGTGGC containing:
- a CDS encoding acetolactate synthase 3 large subunit, with the translated sequence MELLSGGEMLVRFLRDEGVKYIYGYPGGALLHVYDALFKEPEVTHILVRHEQAATHMADGYARATGKAGVVLVTSGPGATNAITGIATAYMDSIPMVVISGQVPSTMVGTDAFQETDMIGISRPIVKHSFMIKHASEIPEVMKKAFYLAQSGRPGPVVVDIPKDMTNPAEKFEYIFPKKAKLRSYSPAVRGHSGQIRKAAEMLLAAKRPVMYAGGGVILGGGSAPLTELAKMLNLPVTNTLMGLGAYPGTDRQFIGMLGMHGSYTANLAMHHADVILAVGARFDDRVINGPAKFCPNAKIIHIDIDPASISKTIKADVPIVGPVESVLTEMVAILKEIGETPNKESVASWWKQVDEWRGDRGLFPYDKGDGSVIKPQTVVETLCEVTKGDAYVASDVGQHQMFAAQYYKFNKPNRWINSGGLGTMGFGFPAAMGIKLSFPDADVVCVTGEGSIQMNIQELSTCLQYGLPVKIVILNNGVLGMVRQWQDMSYGSRHSHSYMESLPDFVKLAEAYGHVGVRITESKDLKSKMEEAFAMKDRLVIIDVSVDTSEHVYPMQIKDGSMRDMWLSKTERT